A region of Necator americanus strain Aroian chromosome I, whole genome shotgun sequence DNA encodes the following proteins:
- a CDS encoding hypothetical protein (NECATOR_CHRI.G655.T2): MEPSGENEDDANSPVKPFEFTRESLEALDKDALVEKLVSLVDQLNETKDRAQRATRREYLARLQAIQREQKLSDLMRERNDAFYCNGNTRQQLLDPFYYEPYISMKEKMAARDKTIAEHEETINTLKCSEDMKLLHKLVKSREDFSKKCRDYEYNVYRRSSLHNNLNLANSALHAVVKEKKGSPQELVEKDANIADLYKEIYQLRDELSEDVVFDDIDLEEDAKPEMNHSVHDELEKKPQSDTVPTEDDNDVVILDDVGA, translated from the exons ATGGAACCATCTGGAGAGAATGAAGACGATGCCAATAGCCCTGTAAAACCCTTCGAGTTTACTCGTGAATCGCTCGAAGCACTTGACAAAGATGCGCTGGTTGAGAA ACTAGTATCCCTGGTCGATCAGCTAAATGAGACCAAGGATCGAGCGCAAAGGGCTACACGACGAGAATATTTGGCTCGTTTGCAAGCTATACAAAGGGAGCAGAAATTAAGTGATCTCATG AGAGAACGAAATGATGCATTCTACTGCAATGGCAATACACGTCAGCAGCTACTTGATCCGTTTTATTACGAACCATACATAtctatgaaggaaaaaatggcaGCTCGAGATAAAACGATTGCGGAACACGAAGAAACAATCAATACGTTGAAGTGCAGTGAGGATAT GAAGTTACTTCACAAATTGGTGAAATCACGTGAGGACTTTTCCAAGAAGTGTCGCGACTATGAGTACAACGTCTATAGAAGATCGTCACTGCATAATAACTTGAATCTAGCAAACTCAGCATTACATGCTGTtgtgaaagagaagaaag GAAGTCCACAAGAACTCGTCGAAAAGGATGCAAATATCGCTGATTTGTACAAGGAAATTTATCAGCTGCGTGACGAACTTTCGGAAGATGTGGTGTTTGATGACATAGATCTTGAAGAAGATGCGAAACCAGAAATGAACCATTCTGTTCACGATGAACTGGAAAAGAAACCCCAGTCGGATACGGTTCCAACTGAAGATGATAACGATGTGGTTATTTTGGACGATGTGGGTGCATAG
- a CDS encoding hypothetical protein (NECATOR_CHRI.G656.T1), with the protein MLFISSVAVGILLSFPTLSLSDVLTKPVCKGDKDYESNIRYSVLAIVNERRGTLLSGWEINGPPYGSIHQKLLPEGETMNEMEYSCSLERMAFALLDQSCSTNTPTAPNGMTALFYHSDAEGYFGLMSAVLDWDSQIMRFAISDEAITDEQVVYKNKDHNLWEYLNLMRDTTSEMGCADITCRDGDLRKYRAICLLNNSPLTDGDVIYKLGDGGCNRNGICRKGGVCDWADFCD; encoded by the exons ATGCTCTTCATCTCTTCTGTTGCAGTTGGG ATACTGCTTTCTTTCCCGACTCTTTCTCTAAGTGACG TACTCACGAAACCAGTGTGCAAAGGTGACAAGGATTATGAGAGCAACATTCGTTACAGTGTTCTGGCGATAGTCAACGAACGTCGCGGTACTTTACTATCAGGATGGGAAATAAATGGACCACCGTACGGGAGCATACATCAAAAGCTGCTCCCAGAAGGAGAAACTATGAACGAAATG GAGTACAGCTGCAGCCTTGAGAGGATGGCTTTCGCTTTGTTGGATCAGTCTTGCTCGACCAACACCCCTACCGCTCCTAACGGAATGACAGCCTTATTCTACCA CAGTGACGCCGAGGGCTACTTTGGTTTGATGAGCGCAGTCTTGGACTGGGATTCACAAATCATGAGATTTGCAATCAGTGACGAAGCTATTACCGACGAACAAGTTGTATACAAGAACAAGGATCATAATTTATGGGAGTATTTGAAC TTAATGAGAGACACCACCTCAGAAATGGGATGTGCGGATATAACTTGCAGAGATGGAGATTTGCGGAAATACAGAGCTATTTGCCTACTCAATAACAG CCCTCTCACGGATGGTGATGTCATCTACAAACTTGGAGATGGTGGTTGCAACAGAAACGGGATTTGCCGAAAAGGTGGCGTTTGCGATTGGGCTGACTTCTGTGATTAG
- a CDS encoding hypothetical protein (NECATOR_CHRI.G655.T1), which yields MISFKSFSGIRSNKRFLPNFLLWTIHYFFYSLLLFNSIAELQPNIKLATKILPYNEWYMVSMEPSGENEDDANSPVKPFEFTRESLEALDKDALVEKLVSLVDQLNETKDRAQRATRREYLARLQAIQREQKLSDLMRERNDAFYCNGNTRQQLLDPFYYEPYISMKEKMAARDKTIAEHEETINTLKCSEDMKLLHKLVKSREDFSKKCRDYEYNVYRRSSLHNNLNLANSALHAVVKEKKGSPQELVEKDANIADLYKEIYQLRDELSEDVVFDDIDLEEDAKPEMNHSVHDELEKKPQSDTVPTEDDNDVVILDDVGA from the exons ATGATatctttcaaatctttttcgGGAATTCGATCAAATAaacgatttcttcctaactttcTGCTGTGGACCAtccattactttttttatagCCTTCTTCTATTTAATTCCATTGCAGAACTTCAGCCAAATATTAAGCTTGCTACTAAAATTCTGCCATATAA TGAGTGGTACATGGTAAGTATGGAACCATCTGGAGAGAATGAAGACGATGCCAATAGCCCTGTAAAACCCTTCGAGTTTACTCGTGAATCGCTCGAAGCACTTGACAAAGATGCGCTGGTTGAGAA ACTAGTATCCCTGGTCGATCAGCTAAATGAGACCAAGGATCGAGCGCAAAGGGCTACACGACGAGAATATTTGGCTCGTTTGCAAGCTATACAAAGGGAGCAGAAATTAAGTGATCTCATG AGAGAACGAAATGATGCATTCTACTGCAATGGCAATACACGTCAGCAGCTACTTGATCCGTTTTATTACGAACCATACATAtctatgaaggaaaaaatggcaGCTCGAGATAAAACGATTGCGGAACACGAAGAAACAATCAATACGTTGAAGTGCAGTGAGGATAT GAAGTTACTTCACAAATTGGTGAAATCACGTGAGGACTTTTCCAAGAAGTGTCGCGACTATGAGTACAACGTCTATAGAAGATCGTCACTGCATAATAACTTGAATCTAGCAAACTCAGCATTACATGCTGTtgtgaaagagaagaaag GAAGTCCACAAGAACTCGTCGAAAAGGATGCAAATATCGCTGATTTGTACAAGGAAATTTATCAGCTGCGTGACGAACTTTCGGAAGATGTGGTGTTTGATGACATAGATCTTGAAGAAGATGCGAAACCAGAAATGAACCATTCTGTTCACGATGAACTGGAAAAGAAACCCCAGTCGGATACGGTTCCAACTGAAGATGATAACGATGTGGTTATTTTGGACGATGTGGGTGCATAG
- a CDS encoding hypothetical protein (NECATOR_CHRI.G656.T2) — MLVVCSIALGVLAFPPTLSYNDVRLEPMCKGGRYDKKYIRGKVLAIINERRGDLAAGWEANGPFNGKSYGKQPPEAEAMNKMEYSCSLERMAFALLDQSCSTNTPTAPNGMTALFYHDDAKHNFDLMSAIWKWDSQIEKFTISDEAITDEQVVYKNKDHNLWEYLNLMRDTTSEMGCAEITCRDGDLRKYRAVCLLNNSPLKDGDVVYKAGNGGCNTLEKCRRGGLCEFVEYCEWIEKNSQFG; from the exons ATGCTCGTCGTTTGCTCTATTGCACTTGGG GTACTGGCTTTTCCTCCGACTCTTTCTTACAATGACG TACGCCTGGAACCGATGTGCAAAGGTGGAAGGTATGATAAGAAGTACATTCGTGGCAAGGTTCTCGCAATCATCAACGAACGTCGCGGTGATTTGGCAGCGGGATGGGAAGCAAATGGACCATTTAACGGGAAAAGCTATGGAAAGCAACCGCCCGAAGCAGAGGCTATGAACAAAATG GAGTACAGCTGCAGCCTTGAGAGGATGGCTTTCGCTTTGTTGGATCAGTCTTGCTCGACCAACACCCCTACCGCTCCTAACGGAATGACAGCCTTATTCTACCA CGATGATGCAAAGCACAACTTTGATTTGATGAGCGCAATCTGGAAATGGGATTCACAGATCGAGAAATTTACAATCAGTGACGAAGCTATTACCGACGAACAAGTTGTATACAAAAACAAGGATCATAATTTATGGGAGTATTTGAAC TTAATGAGAGACACCACCTCAGAAATGGGATGCGCGGAGATAACTTGCAGAGATGGAGATTTGCGGAAATACAGAGCTGTTTGCCTACTCAATAACAG CCCTCTCAAGGATGGTGATGTCGTCTACAAAGCCGGAAATGGTGGTTGCAATACGCTAGAGAAATGTCGACGAGGTGGCCTTTGCGAATTTGTTGAATATTGTGagtggatagaaaaaaattcgcaatTCGGATAA
- a CDS encoding hypothetical protein (NECATOR_CHRI.G657.T1), producing MQVSSRQIRDNRCNFIDLNEVKGLAVFPGCRISYEADADPTLFRYFVLDQRENELTSFIDIGFDVSVS from the exons ATGCAGGTCAGTTCCCGACAAATCCGAGACAATCGATGCAATTTCATTGATCTCAACGAAGTAAAAGGCTTAGCTGTCTTCCCCGGGTGTCGAATAAGCTACGAAGCAGACGCT GATCCTACTTTGTTCCGTTACTTCGTTCTGGaccaaagagaaaatgaattgaCTTCATTTATTGATATCGGCTTtgatgtttctgtttcttga
- a CDS encoding hypothetical protein (NECATOR_CHRI.G654.T3), translating to MKRSNDQDHSESPRKIPRRDREDFESLDKEALVEKILTIAEQLDKLNETVNAAKTRESLWLQKAAEKDKEIHDLVKERNSAYFSGVSQRPAQRDQLIDPFFYESFLLMKDKITAQDKIIAENQETIKSLQKNKDSEILSQFMKTKALHTKKVRDNEKNLRTIATLGSNLALAHTILRAKRQEKRDYTTEMAERDAKIADLYKELYSLRSSLSEESASTHSEDMDSKDNAKLEMNDSLDEKPLFEDPQISNDVAAAQNGNGIDVEVSVSHNTNNSNEEELDRPSNDERSVSLGDNGSLKITV from the exons ATGAAACGCTCCAATGATCAAGACCACTCGGAATCCCCACGTAAAATACCGCGGCGGGATCGTGAAGATTTTGAATCGCTGGACAAGGAGGCTCTAGTAGAGAA GATTTTAACGATAGCCGAACAGTTGGATAAGTTGAATGAAACTGTGAACGCAGCAAAAACACGGGAATCGTTATGGCTTCAAAAGGCAGCTGAGAAGGATAAGGAAATTCATGATCTTGTC AAGGAGCGCAACAGTGCATACTTCAGCGGTGTCAGTCAACGTCCAGCACAACGGGACCAACTTATCGATCCATTTTTCTATGAGTCGTTCCTTCTCATGAAAGACAAGATTACTGCTCAGGACAAGATAATAGCCGAAAACCAAGAAACTATTAAATCGCTCCAGAAAAATAAGGACAG TGAAATTCTCTCTCAGTTTATGAAGACGAAAGCTCTGCACACGAAAAAGGTCCGTGATAATGAGAAGAATCTGCGAACAATTGCGACTTTGGGAAGTAATCTTGCGTTAGCGCATACCATTCTGCGGGCAAAGAGACAGGAGAAGAGAG ACTACACTACTGAGATGGCAGAACGAGATGCAAAGATTGCCGATTTGTACAAAGAATTGTACAGCTTGCGTAGTTCACTATCAGAAGAATCTGCATCCACCCATTCTGAAGACATGGATTCGAAAGACAATGCAAAATTGGAAATGAATGATTCACTAGACGAAAAACCACTATTCGAAGACCCTCAAATTAGCAATGATGTTGCTGCAGCACAGAAT GGAAATGGAATCGACGTAGAGGTGTCCGTCTCGCATAATACAAACAACAGCAACGAAGAAGAGTTGGATCGCCCCTCCAACGATGAGCGAAGCGTCTCACTGGGAGACAATGGCTCTTTGAAGATTACTGTGTAA
- a CDS encoding hypothetical protein (NECATOR_CHRI.G656.T3), translated as MLVVCSIALGVLAFPPTLSYNDVRLEPMCKGGRYDKKYIRGKVLAIINERRGDLAAGWEANGPFNGKSYGKQPPEAEAMNKMEYSCSLERMAFALLDQSCSTNTPTAPNGMTALFYHDDAKHNFDLMSAIWKWDSQIEKFTISDEAITDEQVVYKNKDHNLWEYLNLMRDTTSEMGCAEITCRDGDLRKYRAVCLLNNSPLKDGDVVYKAGNGGCNTLEKCRRGGLCEFVEYWMCHRHLHSIMLFISSVAVGILLSFPTLSLSDVLTKPVCKGDKDYESNIRYSVLAIVNERRGTLLSGWEINGPPYGSIHQKLLPEGETMNEMEYSCSLERMAFALLDQSCSTNTPTAPNGMTALFYHSDAEGYFGLMSAVLDWDSQIMRFAISDEAITDEQVVYKNKDHNLWEYLNLMRDTTSEMGCADITCRDGDLRKYRAICLLNNSPLTDGDVIYKLGDGGCNRNGICRKGGVCDWADFCD; from the exons ATGCTCGTCGTTTGCTCTATTGCACTTGGG GTACTGGCTTTTCCTCCGACTCTTTCTTACAATGACG TACGCCTGGAACCGATGTGCAAAGGTGGAAGGTATGATAAGAAGTACATTCGTGGCAAGGTTCTCGCAATCATCAACGAACGTCGCGGTGATTTGGCAGCGGGATGGGAAGCAAATGGACCATTTAACGGGAAAAGCTATGGAAAGCAACCGCCCGAAGCAGAGGCTATGAACAAAATG GAGTACAGCTGCAGCCTTGAGAGGATGGCTTTCGCTTTGTTGGATCAGTCTTGCTCGACCAACACCCCTACCGCTCCTAACGGAATGACAGCCTTATTCTACCA CGATGATGCAAAGCACAACTTTGATTTGATGAGCGCAATCTGGAAATGGGATTCACAGATCGAGAAATTTACAATCAGTGACGAAGCTATTACCGACGAACAAGTTGTATACAAAAACAAGGATCATAATTTATGGGAGTATTTGAAC TTAATGAGAGACACCACCTCAGAAATGGGATGCGCGGAGATAACTTGCAGAGATGGAGATTTGCGGAAATACAGAGCTGTTTGCCTACTCAATAACAG CCCTCTCAAGGATGGTGATGTCGTCTACAAAGCCGGAAATGGTGGTTGCAATACGCTAGAGAAATGTCGACGAGGTGGCCTTTGCGAATTTGTTGAATATT GGATGTGTCATCGTCATTTGCATTCAATCATGCTCTTCATCTCTTCTGTTGCAGTTGGG ATACTGCTTTCTTTCCCGACTCTTTCTCTAAGTGACG TACTCACGAAACCAGTGTGCAAAGGTGACAAGGATTATGAGAGCAACATTCGTTACAGTGTTCTGGCGATAGTCAACGAACGTCGCGGTACTTTACTATCAGGATGGGAAATAAATGGACCACCGTACGGGAGCATACATCAAAAGCTGCTCCCAGAAGGAGAAACTATGAACGAAATG GAGTACAGCTGCAGCCTTGAGAGGATGGCTTTCGCTTTGTTGGATCAGTCTTGCTCGACCAACACCCCTACCGCTCCTAACGGAATGACAGCCTTATTCTACCA CAGTGACGCCGAGGGCTACTTTGGTTTGATGAGCGCAGTCTTGGACTGGGATTCACAAATCATGAGATTTGCAATCAGTGACGAAGCTATTACCGACGAACAAGTTGTATACAAGAACAAGGATCATAATTTATGGGAGTATTTGAAC TTAATGAGAGACACCACCTCAGAAATGGGATGTGCGGATATAACTTGCAGAGATGGAGATTTGCGGAAATACAGAGCTATTTGCCTACTCAATAACAG CCCTCTCACGGATGGTGATGTCATCTACAAACTTGGAGATGGTGGTTGCAACAGAAACGGGATTTGCCGAAAAGGTGGCGTTTGCGATTGGGCTGACTTCTGTGATTAG
- a CDS encoding hypothetical protein (NECATOR_CHRI.G654.T1) — MKRSNDQDHSESPRKIPRRDREDFESLDKEALVEKILTIAEQLDKLNETVNAAKTRESLWLQKAAEKDKEIHDLVKERNSAYFSGVSQRPAQRDQLIDPFFYESFLLMKDKITAQDKIIAENQETIKSLQKNKDSEILSQFMKTKALHTKKVRDNEKNLRTIATLGSNLALAHTILRAKRQEKRDYTTEMAERDAKIADLYKELYSLRSSLSEESASTHSEDMDSKDNAKLEMNDSLDEKPLFEDPQISNDVAAAQNGNGIDVEVSVSHNTNNSNEEELDRPSNDERSVSLGDNGSLKITVFSALKRPCVLYHLIALATVSIKTVKVPSVRRVRRTDLRSPVDQGEHYMTSEYNSVYRATLTERRILIR; from the exons ATGAAACGCTCCAATGATCAAGACCACTCGGAATCCCCACGTAAAATACCGCGGCGGGATCGTGAAGATTTTGAATCGCTGGACAAGGAGGCTCTAGTAGAGAA GATTTTAACGATAGCCGAACAGTTGGATAAGTTGAATGAAACTGTGAACGCAGCAAAAACACGGGAATCGTTATGGCTTCAAAAGGCAGCTGAGAAGGATAAGGAAATTCATGATCTTGTC AAGGAGCGCAACAGTGCATACTTCAGCGGTGTCAGTCAACGTCCAGCACAACGGGACCAACTTATCGATCCATTTTTCTATGAGTCGTTCCTTCTCATGAAAGACAAGATTACTGCTCAGGACAAGATAATAGCCGAAAACCAAGAAACTATTAAATCGCTCCAGAAAAATAAGGACAG TGAAATTCTCTCTCAGTTTATGAAGACGAAAGCTCTGCACACGAAAAAGGTCCGTGATAATGAGAAGAATCTGCGAACAATTGCGACTTTGGGAAGTAATCTTGCGTTAGCGCATACCATTCTGCGGGCAAAGAGACAGGAGAAGAGAG ACTACACTACTGAGATGGCAGAACGAGATGCAAAGATTGCCGATTTGTACAAAGAATTGTACAGCTTGCGTAGTTCACTATCAGAAGAATCTGCATCCACCCATTCTGAAGACATGGATTCGAAAGACAATGCAAAATTGGAAATGAATGATTCACTAGACGAAAAACCACTATTCGAAGACCCTCAAATTAGCAATGATGTTGCTGCAGCACAGAAT GGAAATGGAATCGACGTAGAGGTGTCCGTCTCGCATAATACAAACAACAGCAACGAAGAAGAGTTGGATCGCCCCTCCAACGATGAGCGAAGCGTCTCACTGGGAGACAATGGCTCTTTGAAGATTACTGT TTTTAGCGCACTAAAGCGTCCCTGCGTGTTATACCATCTAATCGCGTTGGCTACGGTATCGATTAAGACAGTGAAGGTTCCATCAGTGCGAAGAGTTAGGCGTACAGATTTGCGTTCTCCAGTTGatcag GGAGAACACTATATGACATCAGAGTATAACTCGGTGT